The Oncorhynchus keta strain PuntledgeMale-10-30-2019 chromosome 17, Oket_V2, whole genome shotgun sequence genome has a window encoding:
- the rbpms2a gene encoding RNA-binding protein, mRNA-processing factor 2a isoform X2 yields MSLKSDSEPNNNVVSLEEEVRTLFVSGLPVDIKPRELYLLFRPFKGYEGSLIKLTSKQPVGFVTFDNRTGAEAAKNALNGIRFDPESPQTLRLEFAKANTKMAKSKLMATPNPTNIHPALGAHFIARDPYDLTGAALIPASPEAWAPYPLYTTELPPGLPHAAFSYPAAAAAAAALHAQMRWYPSPSETSQPGWKSRQFC; encoded by the exons GTACGAACTCTCTTTGTCAGCGGCCTTCCAGTTGATATCAAGCCACGGGAACTCTACCTGCTCTTCAGACCATTCAAG GGTTATGAAGGATCACTTATTAAGTTAACTTCAAAGCAG CCTGTCGGGTTTGTTACCTTTGACAACCGGACAGGTGCTGAAGCTGCGAAGAACGCATTAAAC GGGATCCGTTTTGACCCCGAGAGTCCCCAGACCCTGCGCTTAGAGTTCGCTAAAGCCAACACGAAGATGGCAAAGAGTAAGCTGATGGCCACACCGAACCCCACAAATATCCACCCAGCTCTAGGAGCACACTTCATTGCACGGGACCCAT ATGACCTAACAGGGGCAGCACTGATCCCAGCCTCTCCCGAGGCTTGGGCCCCTTACCCACTGTACACCACGGAGCTTCCCCCTGGGCTCCCCCATGCTGCCTTCTCCTACCCGGccgctgccgctgctgctgcagCCCTCCACGCCCAG ATGCGTTGGTACCCGTCCCCATCTGAAACCTCACAACCAGGATGGAAATCCCGTCAGTTCTGTTAA
- the rbpms2a gene encoding RNA-binding protein, mRNA-processing factor 2a isoform X1, with amino-acid sequence MSLKSDSEPNNNVVSLEEEVRTLFVSGLPVDIKPRELYLLFRPFKGYEGSLIKLTSKQPVGFVTFDNRTGAEAAKNALNGIRFDPESPQTLRLEFAKANTKMAKSKLMATPNPTNIHPALGAHFIARDPYDLTGAALIPASPEAWAPYPLYTTELPPGLPHAAFSYPAAAAAAAALHAQVRDQPMRWYPSPSETSQPGWKSRQFC; translated from the exons GTACGAACTCTCTTTGTCAGCGGCCTTCCAGTTGATATCAAGCCACGGGAACTCTACCTGCTCTTCAGACCATTCAAG GGTTATGAAGGATCACTTATTAAGTTAACTTCAAAGCAG CCTGTCGGGTTTGTTACCTTTGACAACCGGACAGGTGCTGAAGCTGCGAAGAACGCATTAAAC GGGATCCGTTTTGACCCCGAGAGTCCCCAGACCCTGCGCTTAGAGTTCGCTAAAGCCAACACGAAGATGGCAAAGAGTAAGCTGATGGCCACACCGAACCCCACAAATATCCACCCAGCTCTAGGAGCACACTTCATTGCACGGGACCCAT ATGACCTAACAGGGGCAGCACTGATCCCAGCCTCTCCCGAGGCTTGGGCCCCTTACCCACTGTACACCACGGAGCTTCCCCCTGGGCTCCCCCATGCTGCCTTCTCCTACCCGGccgctgccgctgctgctgcagCCCTCCACGCCCAGGTGAGGGACCAACCG ATGCGTTGGTACCCGTCCCCATCTGAAACCTCACAACCAGGATGGAAATCCCGTCAGTTCTGTTAA